A part of Silvimonas soli genomic DNA contains:
- a CDS encoding TCR/Tet family MFS transporter — translation MNKPLIVIFTAIGLDAVGIGLIFPILPRLLEEVTHAGNVAPWIGIMTALYAVMQFVFAPVLGALSDRLGRRPVLLISLAGAAINYVVMAFAPQLWMLLIGRAIAGLTSANISVATAYITDISPQETRARRFGLFNAMFGIGFIIGPVLGGVLGDYWLRLPFIAAAALNAANLLLALFVLPESRTPSGEKIDLAALNPLRPLRWVFSMKSLAPITLIFFILSASGEVYGTCWALWGNDAFQWNGLWIGLSLGTFGICQSLAQAFLPGPAVKLLGERGAILTGIAGICVALGLLAFATQGWMVFAIMPLFALGGIGVPALQSLATRLVDETRQGQFQGVLASVVALASIIGPLAFSTFYYVVRAQWPGAIWLAVVLVYLIAVPLVLGLRFRSSPINEEKSLAKG, via the coding sequence ATGAATAAACCACTTATCGTTATCTTTACCGCGATTGGTCTGGATGCCGTCGGCATCGGACTGATCTTTCCCATCCTGCCGCGCTTGCTTGAAGAGGTGACGCACGCAGGCAATGTCGCGCCGTGGATCGGCATCATGACCGCGCTGTATGCAGTGATGCAGTTCGTCTTTGCGCCAGTGCTTGGCGCGTTGAGTGACCGCCTTGGCCGACGCCCGGTGCTGCTGATTTCCCTCGCCGGCGCCGCGATTAACTACGTGGTCATGGCTTTTGCGCCCCAACTGTGGATGCTGCTCATTGGCCGTGCCATTGCCGGGCTGACCAGCGCCAATATTTCGGTAGCGACCGCCTACATCACGGATATCTCGCCCCAGGAAACGCGTGCGCGGCGGTTTGGCCTGTTCAATGCCATGTTTGGCATCGGGTTCATCATCGGTCCGGTGCTCGGCGGGGTGCTGGGCGACTACTGGCTAAGGCTCCCGTTCATTGCCGCTGCGGCACTGAATGCGGCCAACCTGCTGCTGGCATTGTTCGTCCTGCCGGAATCGCGTACGCCAAGCGGGGAGAAGATCGACCTCGCTGCGCTCAACCCGCTGCGCCCGTTACGCTGGGTGTTCTCCATGAAGAGTCTCGCGCCCATCACATTGATCTTTTTCATCCTGAGTGCCTCGGGCGAGGTGTATGGCACCTGCTGGGCGCTCTGGGGCAACGACGCATTTCAGTGGAACGGCCTGTGGATCGGTTTGTCGCTCGGCACCTTTGGCATATGCCAATCACTGGCTCAGGCCTTTTTGCCCGGACCAGCCGTCAAATTACTGGGTGAACGCGGCGCCATCTTGACCGGGATAGCCGGCATCTGCGTTGCGCTGGGCCTGCTGGCTTTTGCCACGCAAGGCTGGATGGTGTTTGCGATCATGCCGCTCTTCGCCCTCGGCGGCATTGGTGTTCCTGCACTGCAGTCGCTTGCTACGCGCCTGGTTGATGAGACGCGACAGGGGCAGTTTCAGGGCGTACTGGCATCGGTGGTGGCCCTCGCATCGATCATCGGCCCGCTTGCGTTCTCAACGTTCTACTACGTCGTGCGGGCGCAATGGCCCGGCGCGATCTGGCTAGCGGTGGTACTCGTTTATCTGATCGCGGTACCGCTGGTCCTGGGTTTACGGTTTCGCAGCAGCCCGATCAATGAGGAGAAGTCTTTGGCAAAAGGCTGA
- a CDS encoding TetR/AcrR family transcriptional regulator, whose protein sequence is MSTPSDLRSRKRLATRQGISDTATRLFQERGFDNVTVDEIAAAADVGRMTVFNHFPRKEDMFFDRDEEGREMLREALRQRDPNISPLETLRLLAHRLVAQQSPYVRFEAGGAGFVSAGSQGFIETIAGSETLKARARAIRDELAQLLTLALAECAGREPGDADAQLAAGLLLATWTVALTQAHQTFRQSQDAKAAKAVFLAIVDKGAIGLNAAMAGTPYA, encoded by the coding sequence ATGTCAACGCCATCCGACCTTCGATCCCGCAAGCGCCTTGCCACGCGACAAGGCATCTCCGATACCGCCACGCGCCTTTTCCAGGAACGCGGTTTTGATAACGTGACGGTGGACGAGATCGCGGCGGCGGCTGATGTCGGGCGAATGACGGTGTTCAATCACTTCCCGCGCAAAGAAGACATGTTCTTTGATCGCGACGAGGAAGGGCGCGAGATGCTGCGCGAGGCCTTGCGCCAGCGCGATCCAAACATCTCGCCGCTGGAGACGCTACGCCTCTTGGCACATCGGCTGGTTGCCCAGCAGAGTCCTTACGTCAGATTTGAGGCTGGGGGCGCGGGCTTTGTCTCTGCCGGGAGTCAGGGCTTTATCGAGACAATCGCGGGCAGCGAAACCCTCAAGGCGCGGGCGCGGGCGATACGGGATGAACTGGCGCAACTGTTGACGTTAGCGCTAGCCGAATGCGCCGGGCGAGAACCGGGTGATGCCGACGCGCAACTGGCGGCAGGCCTGCTTCTGGCAACGTGGACGGTGGCGCTTACCCAGGCTCACCAGACTTTTCGGCAGAGCCAGGACGCAAAGGCAGCGAAAGCCGTGTTTCTCGCGATTGTTGATAAAGGCGCCATCGGCCTGAACGCCGCAATGGCCGGCACCCCCTACGCCTGA
- a CDS encoding LysR family transcriptional regulator: MASTGFSELNAFVAVAEHRSFRAAARALDVSASALSHAIRGLEERLGVRLFNRTTRSVALTDAGEQFLLRVRPAIADIEDAISEARSARDKPSGSLRISTSESGATPLIRHVLPEFLATYPDIHIEFVLDNRMLDIVAGEFDAGIRLLETVPRDMIAVKFGRDMRFTAVATPAYLAQHGTPTTPQDLLQHRCIRFRFDSGQLYRWDPQYRGRTMHLDVNGPLTVGNLKLAIEGALAGIGIAWVPEDDVAEHLAAGRLTAVLPDWSPAFPGLCLYYPANRHPPTALRLFAEAIRGWAQGRESAGAQ, encoded by the coding sequence ATGGCCAGTACTGGATTTTCCGAACTGAATGCGTTTGTTGCGGTTGCCGAGCACCGCAGCTTTCGGGCGGCAGCGCGTGCGCTGGATGTATCGGCCTCGGCCTTGAGTCATGCCATAAGAGGACTGGAAGAACGGCTGGGTGTGCGGCTGTTCAACCGCACCACCCGCTCAGTGGCGCTGACCGACGCGGGCGAACAGTTTTTGCTGCGGGTGCGCCCTGCCATTGCCGATATCGAAGACGCGATCAGCGAGGCCAGGTCTGCGCGGGACAAACCGTCGGGCTCGCTGCGGATCAGCACCTCGGAGTCCGGCGCCACCCCGCTGATTCGGCATGTTTTGCCTGAGTTCCTGGCGACCTATCCCGATATCCATATTGAGTTTGTGCTGGATAACCGGATGCTGGATATCGTGGCCGGTGAATTTGACGCGGGCATTCGCCTGCTGGAAACAGTGCCACGTGACATGATTGCCGTGAAATTCGGACGAGATATGCGCTTTACCGCTGTGGCGACGCCTGCCTACCTGGCACAACACGGCACACCTACAACGCCTCAAGATTTACTGCAGCATCGCTGTATCCGTTTTCGCTTTGACAGTGGCCAGCTGTATCGCTGGGACCCGCAGTATCGCGGCCGCACCATGCATCTGGACGTCAATGGCCCGCTGACGGTGGGCAATCTCAAACTGGCGATCGAAGGCGCGCTGGCCGGGATCGGCATTGCGTGGGTGCCAGAAGACGACGTTGCCGAGCATCTTGCGGCAGGTCGTCTCACCGCCGTGCTGCCAGACTGGAGCCCGGCTTTCCCGGGTTTGTGTCTCTATTACCCCGCCAACCGCCACCCGCCTACCGCGTTGCGGCTATTTGCCGAAGCAATACGCGGCTGGGCGCAAGGCCGCGAGTCCGCAGGCGCACAGTGA
- a CDS encoding aldo/keto reductase, protein MQKRKLGKSGLEVSALGLGCMGLSYGYGPATDKQQAIALIRRAYELGVTFFDTAEVYGPYLNEEVVGEALAPFRNEVVIATKFGFNFGDDGKQQSLDSRPEHIRQVVEGSLKRLKTDVIDLYYQHRVDPQVPIEEVAGAVRELIQQGKVKHFGLSEAGAQTIRRAHAVQPVTALQSEYSLWWREPEQEILPLLEELGIGFVPFSPLGKGFLTGAITENTSFASNDFRQVVPRFSTDARKANQALVDRLGAIAAQKRVTPAQIALAWLLAQKPWIVPIPGTTKLQRLGENMSAAAVELTGQELADIQSAITSMAVHGDRYPAHLQARVGR, encoded by the coding sequence ATGCAAAAACGCAAACTTGGCAAGAGTGGTCTGGAAGTATCGGCACTGGGGCTGGGCTGCATGGGGCTGAGTTACGGCTACGGGCCAGCCACCGACAAACAGCAGGCCATTGCGCTGATTCGCCGCGCGTATGAGCTGGGCGTTACCTTCTTTGATACCGCCGAGGTTTACGGCCCGTATCTCAATGAAGAGGTCGTGGGCGAAGCGCTGGCACCGTTTCGCAATGAAGTGGTCATCGCCACCAAGTTTGGTTTTAACTTTGGCGATGACGGCAAACAGCAAAGCCTGGACAGCCGTCCGGAGCATATCCGGCAGGTGGTCGAGGGTTCACTCAAGCGCCTGAAAACCGATGTGATCGACCTCTATTACCAGCATCGGGTTGATCCGCAAGTACCCATTGAAGAGGTGGCGGGCGCTGTCAGAGAGCTGATCCAGCAAGGCAAGGTGAAGCATTTTGGCTTGTCCGAAGCGGGCGCGCAGACCATCCGCCGCGCCCACGCCGTGCAACCGGTGACTGCGCTGCAAAGCGAGTATTCGCTGTGGTGGCGCGAGCCCGAGCAGGAAATCTTGCCGCTGCTGGAAGAACTGGGCATTGGCTTTGTGCCGTTCAGCCCGCTGGGTAAAGGGTTTCTGACTGGTGCGATTACCGAAAACACATCGTTCGCCAGCAATGATTTCCGGCAAGTGGTGCCGCGTTTCAGTACCGATGCCCGTAAAGCCAATCAGGCGCTGGTGGATCGGCTGGGCGCGATTGCGGCACAAAAACGCGTTACACCGGCGCAGATTGCGTTGGCGTGGCTGTTGGCGCAAAAGCCCTGGATTGTGCCTATTCCCGGCACCACCAAGCTGCAACGGCTGGGCGAAAACATGAGCGCTGCAGCGGTTGAACTGACCGGGCAAGAACTGGCGGATATTCAAAGCGCCATTACCAGCATGGCCGTGCACGGCGACCGCTATCCCGCCCACTTGCAGGCGCGTGTTGGCCGCTAA
- a CDS encoding aldo/keto reductase codes for MEFRTLGSTLQVSSLGLGCMSMSAAYGPAADKQEMIKLIRNAHERGITLFDTAESYGPFLNEDLLGEALQPIRDQVVIATKFGFDIDLVTGERRGAGTNSRPEHIKAVADASLKRLRTDRIDLFYQHRVDPAVPIEEVAGAVKDLIAQGTVKHFGLSEASVQTIRRAHAVQTVAAVQSEYSLFWRGPELELLPVLEELGIGFVPFSPLGAGFLTGQIDEHTQFDPTDFRNVVPRFSPEARKANMALVDVVKAVAARKGATPAQVALAWLLAQKPWIVPIPGTTKPHRLVENLGAIDLTLTADDLTLINEEVSQVQVHGERLPAAALQMTNR; via the coding sequence ATGGAATTCCGAACACTGGGCAGTACGTTGCAAGTCTCCAGCCTTGGTCTGGGCTGCATGAGCATGAGTGCCGCCTACGGCCCGGCCGCCGACAAGCAGGAAATGATCAAGCTCATCCGCAACGCGCACGAGCGCGGCATCACTTTGTTTGACACGGCGGAGTCTTACGGCCCGTTTCTTAACGAAGATTTGCTGGGTGAAGCGCTGCAGCCGATCCGCGATCAGGTGGTCATTGCCACCAAGTTTGGCTTTGATATCGACTTGGTCACTGGCGAGCGCCGCGGCGCTGGCACCAACAGCCGCCCGGAACACATCAAGGCCGTGGCCGATGCCAGCCTGAAGCGGCTGCGTACTGATCGCATCGATTTGTTCTACCAGCACCGGGTTGATCCAGCCGTGCCGATTGAGGAAGTGGCCGGTGCGGTGAAGGACCTGATTGCCCAAGGCACGGTGAAGCACTTCGGTTTGTCCGAGGCCAGCGTGCAGACGATCCGGCGCGCCCACGCAGTGCAAACCGTCGCCGCCGTGCAGAGTGAATATTCGCTGTTCTGGCGCGGCCCGGAACTGGAACTGCTGCCAGTGCTGGAAGAACTGGGCATTGGTTTTGTGCCGTTCAGCCCGCTGGGCGCGGGGTTTCTCACCGGCCAGATCGACGAGCATACGCAGTTTGATCCAACGGACTTTCGCAACGTCGTGCCGCGTTTTTCCCCCGAGGCGCGCAAGGCCAATATGGCGCTGGTCGACGTAGTCAAAGCGGTCGCGGCCCGCAAAGGTGCTACACCAGCCCAGGTTGCGCTTGCCTGGTTGCTCGCTCAAAAGCCGTGGATTGTGCCTATCCCCGGTACCACCAAGCCGCACCGGCTGGTGGAGAACCTAGGGGCGATCGATCTGACTCTGACCGCAGATGACCTCACGCTGATCAACGAGGAAGTATCCCAAGTACAGGTGCATGGCGAACGTTTGCCTGCGGCGGCATTGCAGATGACTAACCGTTAA
- a CDS encoding TAXI family TRAP transporter solute-binding subunit produces MILSRQQRAPQFPHAYSVWRDHAWFWGAIVFLGMLTILLVVWLVEPAPPKTIVISAGPADGSFWPAANAYRKILARDGVTLKVLPSDGSLQNLHRLLDPKQHVDLALVQGGVAQGLDTSSLMSLGSVFYAPIVVLYRGGEIARLSQLNGKRIAIGREGSGTRVIALNLLKANGIVAGGAATLLPFDGQESARQLAAGQIDAAFFNGDSATRGLMLRLLQDPNVLALNFTQAAAYTRLFPYLNQIDLPAGVLDLGRNIPPATVHLISPMVELVARPNLHPAISDLLIEAAQEVHGMPGLLQRSGEFPSPIEHEYRISEDAARYYRSGKNFLYRNLPFWMASLVDRTLVLLIPMAVLFFPALRVLPALYRWRVRSRIYRWYGLLIAIEREALEHVTDEERDRLVKDLDHIEESVNQLKMPLAYADAFYVLREHVGFVRSRLSGEQRPA; encoded by the coding sequence ATGATTCTCAGTCGTCAGCAGCGCGCTCCACAGTTTCCCCACGCCTATTCGGTCTGGCGCGATCACGCCTGGTTCTGGGGCGCGATTGTTTTTCTGGGCATGCTAACCATCTTGCTGGTGGTGTGGCTGGTGGAGCCCGCGCCGCCCAAAACCATCGTCATTAGCGCTGGCCCGGCGGATGGCTCATTCTGGCCCGCCGCCAATGCTTATCGCAAAATTCTGGCGCGTGACGGGGTCACGCTAAAAGTCCTGCCATCGGACGGTTCTTTGCAAAACCTGCATCGCTTGCTCGATCCGAAGCAACATGTTGATCTGGCGCTGGTACAAGGCGGCGTGGCGCAAGGGTTGGATACCTCATCGCTGATGTCGTTGGGCAGTGTGTTTTATGCGCCGATTGTGGTGCTGTATCGCGGCGGCGAAATTGCCCGATTATCGCAACTGAATGGCAAGCGCATTGCGATTGGCCGCGAAGGCAGCGGTACGCGAGTGATTGCACTCAATTTGCTCAAGGCCAACGGCATTGTGGCCGGGGGCGCTGCTACATTGCTGCCCTTCGACGGGCAGGAGTCCGCACGCCAACTGGCAGCCGGGCAGATTGATGCGGCGTTCTTCAATGGGGACTCCGCCACTCGCGGCCTGATGTTGCGCTTGCTGCAAGACCCGAATGTGCTGGCGCTGAATTTCACTCAGGCGGCGGCTTATACGCGGCTTTTTCCGTATTTGAACCAGATTGATTTACCCGCCGGGGTGCTTGATCTGGGCCGCAATATTCCTCCCGCCACTGTGCATTTGATTAGTCCGATGGTTGAACTGGTAGCTCGGCCCAATTTGCACCCCGCCATTTCTGATTTGCTGATCGAGGCCGCGCAGGAAGTCCACGGCATGCCGGGTTTGCTGCAGCGCAGCGGCGAGTTTCCCAGCCCTATCGAGCACGAATATCGCATCAGCGAAGACGCAGCTCGCTATTACCGGTCAGGCAAGAATTTCCTCTACCGCAATTTGCCGTTCTGGATGGCCAGCCTGGTCGATCGCACGCTGGTTTTGCTGATCCCCATGGCGGTGCTGTTTTTCCCGGCGTTGCGCGTGTTGCCAGCGTTGTACCGCTGGCGGGTGCGCTCGCGTATTTATCGCTGGTATGGCTTGTTGATTGCGATTGAGCGCGAGGCGCTGGAGCACGTGACGGACGAAGAGCGTGACCGCCTGGTCAAAGACCTCGACCATATTGAAGAAAGCGTAAACCAGCTGAAAATGCCGCTCGCTTATGCCGATGCTTTCTATGTGTTGCGGGAGCACGTCGGCTTTGTGCGCTCCCGGCTTAGTGGCGAACAACGGCCTGCCTGA